The following are from one region of the Phormidium sp. PBR-2020 genome:
- a CDS encoding alpha/beta hydrolase produces the protein MFPDFLPAAVHQLSEETSIQQAQAIQRLEVQVGDLQIPTTYVQRGEGQTPLLLIHGFDSSVLEFRRLQPLLAQSRETWAVDLLGFGFTVRSPLGAVSPAAIKAHLYGFWQQAIARPVVLVGASMGGAAAIDFALTYPEAVERVVLLDSAGIAKGPVIGKYLFPPFDSLAANFLRRPGVRNQISYSAYFDKSFNSADARCCAALHLDCEGWKQALIKFTKSGGFPSLTAKLPQLKLPTLVIWGEEDRILGTDDAGEFKQRLPHGELVWIPCCGHVPHLERPNTTRRAIEGFLGEEGSRQ, from the coding sequence ATGTTCCCTGATTTTCTCCCGGCTGCGGTTCACCAACTGAGTGAAGAGACGTCTATTCAACAGGCTCAGGCGATTCAACGTTTAGAGGTTCAGGTGGGGGATTTACAGATCCCCACCACTTATGTGCAGCGGGGGGAGGGGCAGACGCCGTTGCTACTCATCCATGGGTTTGACAGTTCGGTGTTGGAATTTCGCCGTCTACAACCGTTGTTGGCCCAATCTCGGGAAACTTGGGCGGTGGATTTGTTGGGCTTTGGCTTTACGGTGCGATCGCCCCTGGGGGCGGTGTCTCCCGCTGCTATCAAAGCTCATTTATATGGGTTTTGGCAACAGGCGATCGCCCGGCCGGTGGTGTTGGTGGGAGCGTCGATGGGGGGTGCGGCGGCGATTGATTTTGCGCTGACGTATCCTGAGGCGGTGGAACGAGTGGTTCTTCTCGATAGTGCGGGGATTGCTAAGGGCCCGGTGATTGGGAAATACTTGTTTCCTCCGTTTGATAGTTTGGCGGCGAATTTTCTCCGTCGGCCTGGGGTTCGCAATCAGATTAGTTATTCGGCCTATTTTGATAAATCGTTCAATTCAGCGGATGCTCGTTGTTGTGCGGCGTTGCATCTCGACTGTGAGGGCTGGAAACAGGCGCTGATTAAGTTTACGAAAAGTGGGGGCTTTCCCTCGTTGACGGCTAAACTCCCCCAATTGAAACTCCCCACCCTGGTGATTTGGGGTGAGGAGGATCGCATTCTGGGGACGGATGATGCAGGGGAGTTTAAACAACGACTTCCTCATGGTGAGTTAGTCTGGATTCCCTGTTGTGGCCATGTGCCTCATCTGGAACGCCCGAATACGACTCGGCGGGCGATCGAGGGGTTTTTGGGAGAAGAAGGCAGTAGGCAATAG
- a CDS encoding ABC transporter ATP-binding protein/permease, protein MSSFRDVVGYFRAYRRSAILSILLTGSFEILDLAVPYAVGQILNVLSGQTLDPFSQGLVNSTAQLLNRDPDINLQLGVFVSIIFLISVLRAPLQPWLSGWFHWWIALKTRQDKSKSVVSKVLELPLNFYDENNPGRIAGRVAKGITNYTWTYPEIAGQFLPKLIRVLGVFVIIALIEPWVALVFGLSFVSILLFSLRHLQAIVRKENALDRYLENIDSRTSEIITNIKTVKSFANEGREFKRQQQRIDRAHYFTIHRIHRDYVILDTWRRTVIQISLFGILVMTLWATVNGQISLGHFITTFTISSYAYAELRPLSLIAEVFARRYSSMVRFHELLNTPSGQDAARLVLDHNQENPYQFKGAIAFKQVVFGYTPNIPILKGLDFEIQPRQTVALVGRSGSGKSTLVKLLFRYFQPDSGHIYLDGQDIQSLDVGQYRRRLAIVHQDVDIFNGTLLDNLKYGNPDATWPQVESACAIARVDEFIAELPRGYASIVGERGVRLSGGQRQRIGIARALIVNPDILVFDEATSSLDYESERSIQEAMHSIFGTRTTLIIAHRLSTIRDADQIIVLDNGAIAEIGSHQDLLSQAGLYRRLHDLSESGELLD, encoded by the coding sequence ATGTCCTCTTTCCGAGATGTGGTCGGATATTTCCGCGCCTACCGTCGTTCGGCAATTCTCAGCATCCTCCTCACGGGGAGTTTTGAGATTCTCGATTTAGCGGTTCCCTATGCCGTGGGCCAGATTCTCAATGTCCTCTCGGGCCAAACCCTCGACCCGTTTTCTCAGGGGTTGGTCAATAGCACGGCACAACTGCTCAATCGTGACCCCGATATTAACCTACAACTTGGGGTTTTCGTGAGCATTATTTTCCTGATTTCGGTCCTACGGGCCCCCTTGCAACCCTGGTTGAGTGGCTGGTTCCATTGGTGGATTGCCCTCAAAACTCGCCAGGATAAATCTAAATCTGTCGTCAGTAAGGTTCTGGAATTACCCCTCAACTTTTATGACGAAAATAATCCCGGACGCATCGCCGGACGAGTTGCTAAAGGGATTACCAATTACACCTGGACCTATCCTGAAATTGCCGGTCAATTTCTCCCCAAGCTGATTCGAGTTTTGGGGGTATTTGTCATCATTGCCTTGATTGAACCCTGGGTGGCGCTGGTGTTTGGGCTGTCGTTTGTGAGTATTTTGCTGTTTAGTTTGCGCCATTTACAGGCAATTGTTAGGAAAGAAAATGCTCTAGACCGCTATTTAGAAAATATCGATAGTCGCACCTCGGAGATTATCACCAACATCAAAACCGTTAAGTCCTTCGCCAATGAGGGACGAGAGTTTAAGCGGCAACAACAACGCATCGATCGCGCCCACTATTTTACGATTCACCGCATTCACCGCGATTATGTCATTCTTGACACCTGGCGGCGTACGGTGATTCAAATATCTCTATTTGGCATTCTGGTAATGACCCTTTGGGCTACGGTGAATGGACAGATTTCCCTGGGCCATTTTATTACCACCTTCACCATCTCCAGTTACGCCTATGCGGAACTGCGCCCCCTCAGCCTCATTGCCGAAGTCTTTGCCCGTCGCTACAGTTCTATGGTGCGCTTCCATGAGTTACTCAACACCCCATCGGGACAGGATGCGGCCCGCTTGGTGTTAGATCACAACCAAGAGAATCCCTATCAGTTTAAGGGGGCGATCGCCTTTAAGCAAGTTGTCTTTGGCTACACCCCCAATATCCCGATTTTGAAAGGGCTTGACTTTGAGATTCAACCCCGGCAAACGGTGGCGTTGGTGGGACGCTCGGGGTCGGGTAAATCGACATTAGTCAAGCTTCTTTTTCGCTATTTTCAACCGGATTCTGGGCATATCTATCTCGATGGCCAGGATATTCAGTCCCTGGATGTGGGCCAGTATCGGCGGCGCTTGGCTATTGTCCATCAAGATGTGGATATTTTCAATGGCACGCTTTTAGATAACCTGAAATATGGGAATCCTGATGCCACTTGGCCGCAGGTGGAATCTGCCTGTGCGATCGCCCGCGTGGATGAGTTTATCGCTGAACTTCCCCGAGGCTATGCCAGCATCGTCGGTGAGCGCGGAGTCCGACTCTCCGGGGGACAGCGCCAACGCATCGGCATCGCCCGCGCCCTGATTGTTAATCCCGATATCTTGGTGTTTGATGAAGCCACCTCCAGTTTAGATTACGAGTCAGAACGCTCGATTCAAGAGGCCATGCACTCCATTTTTGGCACACGCACCACCCTTATCATCGCCCATCGCCTCAGCACCATCCGCGATGCCGACCAAATTATTGTCCTCGATAACGGTGCGATCGCCGAAATTGGCTCCCATCAAGATTTACTCTCCCAAGCTGGACTCTATCGCCGACTTCATGACCTCTCAGAAAGCGGTGAGTTGCTCGACTAA
- a CDS encoding anhydro-N-acetylmuramic acid kinase, with protein MPQHSPDSIIPDPETPIRVIGLMSGTSIDGIDAAFVELSGGRSPLKLKLLAAQTFPYEHIAPPNLRSQLLAAASNQPLPLSQLAQLDDAIAHAFARAAQLIQTQRPPAQLIGSHGQTVFHAPPSPPKHLGYSLQLGRGAVIAQHCGLPTVSNFRAADIAAGGQGAPLVPPIDACLLAHPQRHRCIQNLGGIGNVTYLPAGCSQNLQGVLGWDTGPANILIDLAIRQLTNGEQQYDQNGQWAASGTPDPDLVQQWLNHPFFRQPPPKSTGREDFGPQLLKQYHQQAQHLSPADWLATLTDFTAATIADSYKRFLPQLPQDVILCGGGSHNPYLKSRLQTHLPQATLSSSDDWGLNADFKEAIAFAILAYWRIQGHPSNLPSVTGATKPVPLGDIHYP; from the coding sequence ATGCCGCAGCACAGTCCAGACTCGATCATACCTGACCCCGAGACCCCCATTCGTGTCATTGGCCTCATGAGCGGAACCTCCATTGATGGCATCGATGCCGCATTCGTCGAACTCAGTGGCGGGCGATCGCCCCTGAAACTCAAGCTTCTAGCCGCCCAAACCTTCCCCTACGAACATATCGCCCCCCCCAACCTGCGATCGCAACTCCTCGCCGCCGCCAGCAACCAACCCCTCCCCCTCAGCCAACTGGCCCAACTCGACGACGCGATCGCCCACGCCTTCGCCCGCGCCGCCCAACTCATCCAAACCCAGCGCCCCCCCGCCCAACTCATCGGGTCCCACGGACAAACCGTCTTCCACGCCCCACCCTCCCCTCCCAAACATCTCGGCTACAGCCTCCAGCTCGGCCGTGGCGCCGTCATCGCCCAGCACTGTGGACTCCCCACCGTCAGCAACTTTCGCGCCGCCGATATCGCCGCTGGCGGGCAAGGTGCGCCCCTCGTCCCCCCCATCGACGCCTGCCTACTCGCCCATCCCCAGCGCCATCGCTGCATCCAGAACCTCGGCGGCATCGGCAACGTCACCTACCTCCCCGCCGGATGTAGCCAAAACCTCCAGGGAGTCCTCGGCTGGGACACCGGCCCCGCCAACATCCTCATCGACCTCGCCATCCGTCAACTCACCAACGGCGAACAACAGTACGACCAAAACGGTCAGTGGGCCGCCTCCGGAACCCCAGACCCCGACCTAGTCCAACAGTGGCTCAACCATCCCTTTTTCCGCCAACCTCCCCCCAAATCCACCGGCCGCGAAGACTTCGGCCCCCAACTCCTAAAGCAGTATCATCAGCAAGCCCAACATCTCAGCCCCGCCGACTGGCTCGCCACCCTAACCGACTTCACCGCCGCCACCATCGCCGACAGTTACAAACGCTTCCTCCCCCAACTCCCCCAAGACGTGATCCTCTGCGGCGGTGGAAGTCACAACCCCTACCTAAAATCCCGTCTACAAACCCATCTCCCCCAAGCCACCCTCTCCAGCAGCGACGACTGGGGACTCAACGCCGACTTCAAAGAAGCGATCGCCTTCGCCATCCTCGCCTACTGGCGCATCCAAGGTCATCCCAGCAACCTTCCCAGCGTCACCGGCGCCACCAAACCCGTCCCCCTCGGCGACATCCATTATCCCTAA
- a CDS encoding PAS domain S-box protein translates to MTSSPVQRRNVMRDEDKPKEQLIQELTHLRQRVEALEIQQQQGAQQEPNESSLTDEMLQSQLEERTAALVEANDQLVAEIVKHTQAEQALRSAKEQLEAVLDAVPGVVSWISRDLRYLGVNHQLAQMFEAEPENFIGKDIGFLRASHDFQDFMMSFFESNADDATCEVSTRVHGELRDFLIVAQKYDGDRAAFTVGIDITERRQAENDLRAARDQLQAILEAVPGMVSWISRDLRYLGVNRHLAQTYNLPPEAFVNQEIGFLQTSDLFQGFLEEFFASEATEHCQEITAKVYGETHSYLIAAQKYDEGRAAFTVGIDVTERHRAVQALKDAEAKYRDLFENAVEGIYQIDPNGNYLNVNPALARIYGYESPQRLINNLSCGDRLLYVDIQKREYFLDTLHKEGRVIGFEQEIYRQDGTVVWISENARLVWDEEGDHLLYYEGTVEDITERKRAEEALQRANEDLESRVEERTAALRQSNERLMLEIGERQRIEAALRKSEAELRALFEAMTDTIAVFDAQGRYVKIVSTNSEVLYSPTEDRIGKSVYEVLPPTQASIFVSHIQRALNRGQTVNLEYNLEIEDPDTQDTSEVWFAATVSPLPDNCVIWVARNITERRRVLNALQEAEEKYRSIFENAAEGIYQTTPQGQYISANPALIQMYGYDSLEDLQANVQDVGQDLYVDSDRRLEFISCLEDAGSIIEFELQVRCKDNRIIWTSENARTVRDNQGHVLYYEGTVQEITKRKLAEEALRVEQEKSESLLLNVLPRKIAEQLKQDQTSIAERFEEATIMFADLVDFTTVSAQMTPSKLVAMLNEIFSTFDQLALAYRLEKIKTIGDAYMVAGGLPMPMDDHAGAIAEMALEMQWAIDEFNREHHLSFQLRIGINTGPVVAGVIGIRKFAYDLWGDTVNVASRMESQGQAGKIQVTQKTYEMLKDRYLFESRGLLDIKGRGQMKTYWLCDRRGDV, encoded by the coding sequence ATGACTTCCTCACCCGTTCAACGACGCAACGTCATGAGAGACGAAGATAAACCCAAGGAACAACTCATTCAGGAATTAACCCATCTCCGTCAACGTGTTGAAGCCTTAGAAATTCAGCAGCAGCAAGGGGCCCAGCAGGAACCCAACGAGTCCTCGTTAACGGATGAGATGTTGCAATCTCAACTCGAAGAACGCACCGCTGCATTGGTTGAGGCCAATGATCAGCTTGTGGCAGAAATTGTTAAGCATACTCAGGCGGAACAGGCGTTACGGTCGGCAAAAGAGCAACTTGAGGCGGTTCTCGATGCCGTTCCGGGGGTGGTGTCTTGGATTAGCCGAGATTTGCGCTATTTGGGGGTTAATCATCAATTGGCCCAGATGTTTGAGGCGGAACCGGAGAACTTTATCGGCAAAGATATTGGCTTTTTGCGGGCCAGTCATGACTTCCAGGATTTCATGATGTCATTTTTTGAGAGTAATGCCGATGATGCCACCTGTGAAGTCTCGACGCGGGTTCATGGGGAACTGCGGGATTTCCTGATTGTGGCCCAGAAATACGATGGCGATCGCGCGGCGTTTACGGTGGGTATAGACATCACGGAACGTCGTCAGGCAGAAAATGACCTACGGGCGGCTAGAGACCAACTCCAGGCGATTCTAGAGGCAGTACCGGGGATGGTGTCCTGGATTAGCCGCGACTTGCGCTATCTGGGGGTGAACCGCCATCTGGCCCAAACCTATAATCTGCCGCCGGAAGCCTTTGTGAATCAGGAGATTGGCTTCTTACAAACCAGTGATCTCTTCCAGGGGTTCCTTGAGGAGTTCTTTGCCAGTGAGGCTACGGAACATTGCCAGGAAATTACGGCTAAAGTTTATGGCGAAACCCATAGTTATCTGATTGCAGCCCAAAAATATGATGAAGGGCGGGCAGCTTTTACGGTGGGGATTGATGTCACGGAACGTCATCGAGCGGTTCAAGCTCTCAAGGACGCGGAAGCTAAATATCGCGACCTATTTGAAAATGCAGTTGAAGGAATTTATCAGATTGACCCCAATGGTAACTATCTCAATGTCAATCCTGCCTTAGCTCGGATTTATGGGTATGAGTCTCCCCAACGTTTAATCAATAATCTCAGTTGTGGCGATCGCCTGCTGTATGTGGACATCCAAAAACGAGAATATTTCCTGGATACCCTTCATAAAGAGGGGCGAGTGATTGGTTTTGAACAAGAAATTTACCGTCAAGATGGCACGGTTGTTTGGATTTCTGAAAATGCCCGTTTAGTTTGGGATGAGGAAGGAGATCATCTCTTATATTATGAGGGGACTGTTGAAGATATTACGGAACGCAAACGAGCAGAAGAAGCCTTACAACGAGCCAATGAAGACCTCGAAAGTCGCGTAGAAGAACGCACGGCGGCTCTGCGTCAATCAAACGAACGACTGATGTTAGAAATTGGGGAACGTCAGCGAATTGAAGCGGCTCTACGTAAGTCAGAAGCCGAGTTACGGGCGCTATTTGAGGCGATGACAGATACCATCGCTGTCTTTGATGCCCAAGGACGTTACGTTAAGATTGTCTCAACGAATTCTGAGGTGCTTTATAGCCCAACAGAGGACCGTATTGGCAAAAGTGTTTATGAGGTTCTACCGCCCACTCAGGCGAGTATTTTTGTCAGCCATATTCAGCGGGCTTTGAATCGAGGGCAAACCGTTAACTTAGAGTACAATCTTGAGATTGAAGACCCAGATACTCAAGATACTTCCGAGGTTTGGTTTGCGGCAACGGTCTCTCCGTTACCGGATAATTGTGTGATTTGGGTTGCCCGCAATATCACTGAACGTCGCCGAGTGTTAAATGCCTTACAGGAAGCTGAAGAGAAGTATCGCAGTATTTTTGAGAATGCGGCGGAGGGAATTTATCAAACGACACCTCAGGGACAATATATTAGTGCAAATCCGGCACTTATCCAGATGTATGGCTATGACTCGTTAGAAGACTTACAAGCGAATGTGCAGGATGTGGGCCAGGATTTATATGTTGACAGCGATCGCCGTCTAGAATTTATTAGTTGCTTGGAGGATGCAGGCTCAATTATTGAGTTTGAGTTACAGGTACGTTGCAAAGATAATCGTATTATTTGGACGTCAGAAAATGCCCGGACAGTCAGAGATAATCAGGGGCATGTGCTGTACTATGAGGGAACCGTCCAGGAGATTACCAAGCGCAAACTAGCGGAAGAAGCCCTACGGGTGGAACAGGAGAAGTCCGAGAGTTTACTGTTAAATGTGCTACCGCGTAAGATTGCTGAACAACTGAAACAAGACCAAACCTCCATCGCCGAACGGTTTGAGGAAGCCACGATTATGTTTGCAGATTTAGTGGACTTTACCACGGTCTCGGCCCAGATGACTCCCTCCAAGTTAGTGGCGATGTTGAATGAGATTTTCTCGACCTTTGATCAGTTGGCGTTGGCCTACCGCCTCGAAAAAATTAAGACGATTGGGGATGCCTATATGGTAGCCGGGGGCCTACCAATGCCCATGGACGATCATGCCGGGGCTATTGCTGAAATGGCCCTAGAAATGCAATGGGCCATTGATGAGTTTAACCGAGAACATCATCTCTCCTTCCAACTGCGAATTGGCATCAACACCGGCCCCGTGGTGGCTGGGGTGATTGGGATTCGTAAATTTGCCTATGATTTATGGGGAGATACGGTCAATGTAGCCAGCCGTATGGAGTCCCAAGGACAAGCGGGAAAAATCCAGGTGACTCAGAAAACCTATGAGATGCTAAAAGACCGCTATCTCTTCGAGTCTCGGGGACTGTTAGACATTAAAGGACGGGGCCAGATGAAAACCTATTGGTTGTGCGATCGCCGAGGGGATGTTTGA
- a CDS encoding NAD(P)/FAD-dependent oxidoreductase encodes MNRPPSSPVNPRICILGGGFAGLYSALALAKIQLLEQWQIVVIDQTDRFEFSPLLYELISGELEAWEVAPPYLQLLRNERINFYCDRIEAINLEARQVQLRDRGPLGYTYLIIALGLESRVPPHPDVLSFRRLADVQRLEAELQRLQHQASLDISIVGAGASGVELACKLADRLGDRHQIHLIHRGPQLLPRFSPPTRKAAEGAINKRRIRLSLNTNVKGIQHQGDFQLQLQQQEKFFKETSHLVIWTAGSEISPLIRSLPGGDRGQLPVTPELQLSRYPEVFVLGDLAATPLANTAQVAYQQAPHLAKNLQSYVFQGSLKPFRYRHLGEMLTLGIHNGVVHSFGITIKGRLGNLIRTLVYIQRLPTLRQSLRVFCHRLKRLVKPQ; translated from the coding sequence ATGAACCGTCCCCCCAGCTCTCCCGTCAATCCACGAATCTGCATTTTGGGCGGTGGTTTCGCGGGACTGTACAGCGCCTTAGCTCTAGCCAAGATTCAACTCTTAGAACAATGGCAGATCGTCGTCATCGACCAAACCGATCGCTTTGAGTTCAGTCCTCTCCTCTACGAACTCATCAGCGGCGAACTCGAAGCTTGGGAAGTGGCTCCCCCCTACCTGCAACTATTACGCAACGAGCGCATCAACTTCTACTGCGATCGCATCGAAGCCATTAATCTCGAAGCGCGTCAAGTGCAACTGCGCGATCGCGGACCTCTGGGGTATACCTATCTCATCATCGCCCTAGGCCTAGAAAGTCGAGTTCCCCCTCACCCCGACGTATTAAGCTTCCGCCGACTCGCCGACGTGCAGCGACTCGAAGCCGAATTACAGCGGTTACAACATCAGGCCTCCCTAGACATCAGCATTGTCGGAGCTGGAGCCAGTGGCGTCGAATTGGCCTGTAAGCTCGCCGATCGGTTGGGCGATCGCCATCAAATCCATCTGATCCATCGCGGCCCACAACTGCTCCCAAGATTTAGCCCCCCAACCCGCAAAGCCGCTGAGGGAGCCATCAACAAACGTCGCATCCGCCTCAGCCTCAACACCAACGTCAAAGGGATTCAACATCAAGGAGACTTTCAACTGCAACTCCAGCAACAAGAGAAATTCTTTAAAGAAACCAGCCATCTCGTCATCTGGACAGCCGGAAGCGAGATCAGTCCCCTCATTCGCTCCCTTCCCGGCGGCGATCGCGGTCAACTTCCCGTCACCCCCGAACTGCAACTGAGCCGCTACCCAGAAGTATTTGTCCTCGGGGACTTAGCCGCCACCCCCCTAGCCAACACCGCCCAAGTCGCCTATCAACAGGCCCCCCACCTCGCGAAAAACCTCCAATCCTACGTCTTTCAAGGCTCCCTCAAACCCTTCCGTTACCGTCATCTCGGAGAAATGCTCACCCTCGGCATTCACAACGGAGTCGTCCACAGCTTCGGGATCACAATCAAAGGTCGCCTCGGGAACCTCATCCGCACCCTCGTCTATATCCAACGACTACCCACCCTACGACAAAGTTTACGTGTCTTCTGTCACCGGCTGAAACGTCTCGTTAAACCCCAATAA
- the cysH gene encoding phosphoadenosine phosphosulfate reductase: MTVITPDKTALDLDLANQHLENANASDIVAWAAQTFGDGLVMSSSFGIQAAVMLHLVTQVKPDIPVIWVDTGYLPPETYHFAEGLQQRLNLNLHIYQSSISPARMEALYGKLWEQENVAALNRYDAIRKVEPMQRALRELGATAWLAGLRANQTQHRRNLRPVERQGEYYKVFPILDWSSKDVYEYLIANDLPYHPYFDLGYTTVGDWHSSRPVTADDDHERDTRFRGLKQECGLHLPESDGESESLDSSSL, from the coding sequence ATGACCGTTATCACCCCCGATAAAACCGCTCTCGATCTCGACCTTGCCAATCAACATCTAGAAAACGCCAACGCCAGCGACATTGTGGCCTGGGCGGCCCAAACCTTTGGCGATGGCCTAGTCATGAGTAGCAGTTTCGGGATTCAGGCGGCGGTCATGTTGCACCTTGTCACTCAAGTAAAACCCGATATCCCCGTCATTTGGGTTGATACTGGCTATCTTCCCCCAGAAACCTACCACTTTGCCGAAGGCCTACAACAACGGCTGAACCTCAACCTGCATATTTACCAATCCTCCATCAGCCCCGCCCGCATGGAAGCCCTCTACGGCAAACTCTGGGAACAAGAAAACGTCGCCGCCCTCAACCGCTACGATGCCATTCGTAAAGTTGAACCCATGCAGCGGGCCCTACGGGAACTCGGGGCCACCGCCTGGCTAGCCGGACTGCGGGCCAACCAAACTCAACATCGCCGCAACCTCCGTCCCGTCGAACGCCAGGGAGAGTATTATAAGGTCTTCCCCATCCTCGATTGGTCTTCAAAAGATGTTTATGAGTATCTAATCGCCAACGACTTACCCTATCACCCCTATTTTGACCTCGGCTATACCACCGTCGGCGATTGGCATTCCAGCCGCCCCGTCACCGCTGATGATGACCATGAACGGGATACCCGCTTCCGAGGACTGAAACAAGAATGTGGCTTACATCTGCCCGAAAGTGACGGAGAATCCGAAAGCCTCGATTCGAGTTCCCTCTAA
- the hemJ gene encoding protoporphyrinogen oxidase HemJ, producing MAYLWYKAFHLIGIVVWFAGLFYLVRLFIYHVEADAEPEPARSILKNQYQIMEKRLYHIITTPGMIVTAAMAIGIISTNPDIMKSSWLHIKLGFVALLIAYHFYCGSLMKKLEKGECNWTSKQLRALNEAPTLLLLVIVMLAVFKNNFPTTTAPWLVFGAVILMAATIQLYARKRRLDKERLSLDS from the coding sequence ATGGCTTACTTGTGGTATAAAGCATTTCACCTGATTGGCATCGTCGTCTGGTTCGCTGGTCTGTTTTATCTAGTTCGTTTGTTTATCTATCACGTTGAAGCCGATGCCGAACCCGAACCCGCCCGTTCCATCCTTAAAAATCAATATCAAATCATGGAAAAGCGGTTATACCACATTATCACAACGCCAGGAATGATTGTAACCGCAGCCATGGCGATCGGCATCATTAGCACCAATCCTGACATCATGAAGTCCAGTTGGCTCCATATTAAGTTAGGATTTGTTGCCCTATTAATTGCCTATCACTTCTACTGCGGCTCCCTCATGAAAAAACTAGAAAAGGGGGAATGCAACTGGACCAGTAAACAGCTTCGTGCCCTCAATGAAGCCCCAACATTACTCTTGTTAGTGATTGTCATGTTAGCGGTCTTCAAAAACAATTTCCCCACCACAACTGCCCCCTGGCTCGTCTTCGGTGCAGTCATCCTAATGGCAGCCACCATTCAACTCTACGCCCGCAAACGTCGCCTCGACAAAGAACGACTCAGCCTAGACAGTTAA